The following proteins come from a genomic window of Heyndrickxia acidicola:
- a CDS encoding alpha/beta fold hydrolase gives MDGALGIKLAGGSLKNRITHLISNDIGPGPSKSAIENVRSESAEAIQHIIKFTGNPPAYPALTDLKTYYKNIYQSFGLTNEEEWDFFTENSARRTDIGFFSPDYDPAIVQQFNHVNDLLLWDYWDNIQANVLVLRGEASGVLPRETLDEMKHRGPKFMCKEITGLGHAPALNTKEQLDLIGSFIQK, from the coding sequence ATGGACGGGGCGTTAGGAATAAAACTGGCGGGAGGCAGTTTAAAAAATCGAATTACTCATTTAATTTCAAATGATATTGGACCTGGCCCATCCAAAAGTGCAATAGAAAATGTACGCTCAGAATCCGCAGAAGCTATTCAGCACATCATTAAATTTACAGGTAATCCTCCCGCCTATCCTGCTTTAACTGATTTAAAAACCTATTATAAAAATATTTATCAAAGCTTTGGCCTTACAAACGAGGAGGAATGGGACTTTTTCACTGAGAATTCTGCCCGTAGAACGGACATTGGATTTTTTTCTCCTGATTATGACCCTGCCATCGTTCAGCAATTTAATCATGTGAATGATTTGCTACTGTGGGACTATTGGGACAACATACAAGCGAACGTTCTGGTGCTAAGGGGAGAAGCTTCAGGAGTTCTTCCTCGTGAAACGCTGGACGAGATGAAGCATCGGGGGCCTAAATTTATGTGTAAAGAAATAACAGGGCTTGGCCATGCTCCTGCTTTAAACACGAAAGAGCAGCTTGATTTAATAGGCAGCTTCATTCAAAAGTGA
- a CDS encoding alpha/beta fold hydrolase: protein MICLHGLTRNGRDFNCLAESLAHSYQIFCPDLIGRGLSQWSQNADIEYCSDYYHKLLMEFVDTLQLTEMI from the coding sequence ATTATTTGTTTACACGGCCTTACCCGAAATGGGCGAGATTTTAACTGCCTTGCTGAGTCGCTGGCACATAGCTATCAAATCTTTTGTCCAGATTTAATCGGCAGGGGATTAAGCCAATGGAGTCAAAATGCCGATATTGAATATTGCTCTGACTATTATCACAAACTTCTAATGGAGTTTGTTGATACACTGCAGCTGACTGAAATGATCTGA
- a CDS encoding YdcF family protein: MLTEIVLWGTGFILAGFIMTLLILYRKMKLAAIKRPPSNVPFIIVLGAKVNGYKLSNSLYQRAVKGLDYLKQNPNTKAVVSGGKGPDESISEGEALALFLMKNGINQNRILIENKSETTFENIAFSKKNFNIQEAIIVSNDFHVFRAVQVARAQGIKAYPLGAKTPSSIKTKLYAREFLAIIKWKITGR, from the coding sequence ATGTTAACAGAAATAGTATTATGGGGTACTGGTTTTATCTTAGCTGGGTTCATTATGACTCTATTAATCTTATATAGAAAAATGAAATTGGCTGCGATTAAAAGGCCACCGAGTAATGTACCGTTTATAATTGTTCTCGGTGCAAAGGTGAATGGATACAAATTATCAAACTCTTTATATCAGAGAGCGGTAAAAGGACTTGATTACCTAAAGCAAAATCCAAATACAAAAGCTGTAGTTTCAGGAGGAAAAGGCCCTGATGAGTCAATATCAGAAGGGGAGGCGCTTGCTCTCTTCCTTATGAAGAATGGTATTAATCAAAATAGAATATTAATTGAAAATAAATCTGAAACTACCTTTGAAAATATAGCTTTTTCCAAAAAGAACTTCAATATTCAGGAAGCCATCATTGTCAGTAATGATTTTCATGTGTTTCGTGCCGTCCAGGTTGCGAGAGCACAAGGGATAAAAGCGTATCCGTTGGGAGCAAAAACACCATCTTCTATTAAAACCAAGCTGTATGCAAGAGAATTTCTTGCAATTATTAAATGGAAAATTACAGGAAGATGA
- the fdhF gene encoding formate dehydrogenase subunit alpha: MQEKINVKINGVEAVAEAGSTILNYLSNSSIKIPHICYHENLGPIETCDTCLVKVNGEMVRSCSTFLKDGDDIITSSDEVKKAQTVAMDKILHNHELYCTVCDYNNGECEIHNTVKQMNINHQSIPWESKPYQKDLSNPFYRYDPDQCILCGRCVEACQDVQVTETLSIDWTLERPRVIWDNDVPINESSCVSCGHCSTVCPCNAMMEKGMIGEAGYMTGIPDQTLKPMIEVTKGVETGYGSILTISDVESAMRGERIKKTKTVCTFCGVGCTFDVWTKGRHILKVDPQKESPANGISTCVKGKFGWDFVNSEERLTKPLIREGDYFREAEWEEAIQLVASKFKELKDQYGPDSMGFITSSKCTNEESYVMQKLARAVIGTNNVDNCSRYCQTPATMGLFRTVGYGGDAGSIEDIGNAGLVIIIGSNTAEAHPVLATRVKRAQKLNGQKLIVADLREHEMAARADLFIHPKPGTDLVWLSAITKYIIDQGWANESFLADKVNGFDLYAKSLKDFTLEYAEETTGIPQEQLIQIAKNIHESDGVCILWAMGVTQHMGGSDTSTAISNLLLVTGNYGRPAAGAYPLRGHNNVQGAGDFGSAPDSFPGYEKVYDDKARAKFEKAWGVKLTKEKGLNNHEMIESIHGGSLKAMYIKGEEMGLVDSNINVVHNAYEKLEFLVVQDIFFSRTAEYADVVLPACPSFEKEGTFTNTERRIQRLYQVFEPLGESKPDWEIITEIANRLGANWDYRHPSDIMDEAAMLSSIYAGVTYERLEGYKSLQWPVSKDGKDQPLLYLDGFHFPDGKARLHPVKWTIPLDFGEEYDIHVNNGRLLEHFHEGNLTYKSKGISEKTPSVFLEVSRELAAERGIKDGTLVRLTSPYGNVKVKCVITDRVKGKEVYLPMNDSDEGAINKLTSSFADKDTDTPAYKETQAKLEILKEEGVNPLPRINFRYGNPQPQMGVQVQDKWSRTDYTFPAEIVEKERKQHG, from the coding sequence GTGCAGGAAAAGATAAACGTAAAAATAAATGGAGTAGAAGCTGTGGCGGAAGCCGGTTCAACCATTCTGAATTATTTAAGCAATAGCTCCATAAAGATCCCTCATATCTGTTACCATGAAAATTTAGGCCCTATTGAAACTTGTGATACATGTCTTGTAAAAGTAAATGGAGAAATGGTGAGATCCTGCTCCACTTTTTTAAAAGATGGGGATGATATTATTACAAGTTCAGATGAAGTGAAAAAAGCTCAAACTGTGGCAATGGATAAAATTCTGCACAACCATGAGCTTTATTGTACAGTTTGTGATTACAACAACGGCGAATGCGAAATACATAATACCGTTAAGCAAATGAACATTAATCACCAGAGTATCCCCTGGGAATCCAAGCCTTATCAGAAGGATTTATCTAATCCATTTTACCGATATGATCCTGACCAGTGTATCTTATGCGGAAGATGCGTAGAAGCATGTCAGGATGTACAAGTTACTGAAACGCTTTCCATTGATTGGACATTGGAAAGGCCGAGGGTGATTTGGGATAATGATGTCCCCATAAATGAGTCCTCCTGTGTTTCATGCGGACATTGTTCAACCGTATGTCCTTGTAATGCGATGATGGAAAAAGGCATGATTGGTGAAGCTGGCTATATGACGGGCATTCCTGACCAAACACTGAAACCAATGATAGAAGTGACAAAGGGTGTAGAAACAGGTTATGGTTCTATCCTTACAATTTCAGATGTCGAATCAGCCATGCGCGGTGAAAGAATTAAGAAAACCAAAACGGTTTGTACTTTTTGCGGTGTAGGATGCACCTTTGATGTATGGACAAAAGGACGTCATATTTTAAAAGTGGATCCTCAAAAAGAATCGCCTGCAAATGGAATTTCCACCTGTGTAAAAGGTAAATTCGGCTGGGATTTTGTAAATAGTGAAGAAAGATTAACGAAACCGCTTATTCGTGAAGGGGACTATTTTAGGGAAGCAGAATGGGAAGAAGCCATTCAATTAGTAGCTAGTAAATTTAAAGAGTTAAAGGATCAGTATGGACCAGATTCGATGGGCTTCATTACTTCTTCTAAATGTACGAATGAAGAATCCTATGTTATGCAAAAGCTTGCTAGAGCGGTAATTGGCACAAACAATGTAGATAACTGCTCTCGTTACTGCCAGACACCTGCAACGATGGGACTATTCCGAACAGTTGGATACGGAGGTGATGCCGGCTCGATCGAAGATATTGGAAACGCGGGACTTGTTATCATCATTGGATCCAATACTGCAGAAGCCCATCCGGTTCTCGCAACAAGAGTAAAAAGGGCGCAAAAATTAAATGGCCAAAAGCTGATTGTAGCAGATCTCAGGGAGCATGAAATGGCAGCAAGGGCAGATTTGTTTATACACCCGAAACCGGGAACAGACTTAGTATGGCTCTCGGCCATTACGAAATATATCATCGACCAGGGATGGGCTAATGAAAGCTTTCTTGCAGATAAAGTGAATGGCTTTGATCTGTATGCGAAAAGCTTAAAGGATTTCACTTTGGAATATGCTGAAGAAACAACAGGTATACCACAGGAACAATTAATACAGATAGCTAAAAACATTCATGAATCTGACGGTGTATGTATATTATGGGCCATGGGTGTCACACAGCATATGGGCGGATCGGATACAAGTACAGCCATCTCAAACTTGCTGCTTGTTACAGGAAATTACGGAAGACCTGCCGCGGGAGCATATCCGCTTCGAGGACATAATAATGTACAGGGAGCGGGAGACTTCGGAAGTGCACCAGATAGTTTTCCTGGTTACGAAAAGGTGTATGACGATAAAGCAAGGGCTAAATTTGAAAAAGCATGGGGAGTCAAGCTGACGAAGGAAAAAGGTTTAAATAACCATGAAATGATTGAAAGCATTCATGGCGGAAGCTTAAAGGCTATGTATATCAAGGGAGAAGAAATGGGATTAGTGGATTCAAATATTAATGTTGTCCACAATGCATATGAAAAATTGGAATTTTTAGTTGTCCAAGACATTTTTTTCTCACGTACAGCAGAGTATGCAGATGTCGTTCTTCCGGCATGTCCAAGTTTTGAAAAAGAAGGTACATTTACCAATACTGAACGGAGAATTCAGCGTCTATATCAAGTATTTGAGCCGCTGGGTGAATCAAAGCCTGATTGGGAAATTATTACTGAAATTGCGAACCGGCTTGGTGCAAATTGGGATTACCGTCATCCTTCTGATATTATGGATGAAGCGGCGATGCTTTCCTCTATTTATGCAGGTGTTACTTACGAACGTCTTGAAGGATATAAAAGCCTTCAGTGGCCAGTTTCAAAGGACGGAAAGGATCAGCCGCTATTATATTTGGATGGATTCCATTTTCCGGACGGCAAAGCGAGGCTTCACCCTGTGAAATGGACCATTCCTCTGGACTTTGGTGAAGAATATGATATCCACGTGAATAATGGCCGTTTGCTTGAACACTTCCATGAAGGCAATTTGACTTATAAATCAAAAGGCATATCTGAAAAGACTCCAAGCGTATTCCTTGAGGTTTCCAGAGAACTTGCCGCGGAGAGAGGAATTAAGGACGGTACTCTTGTACGGCTTACATCCCCATATGGAAACGTCAAAGTAAAATGTGTCATTACAGACAGAGTTAAAGGCAAAGAAGTTTATCTTCCAATGAATGATTCAGATGAAGGCGCCATTAATAAGCTTACAAGCAGTTTTGCGGATAAGGACACGGATACCCCTGCCTATAAGGAAACACAGGCTAAGCTTGAAATTCTGAAAGAGGAGGGTGTCAACCCATTACCAAGAATCAATTTCCGTTACGGGAATCCGCAGCCTCAAATGGGTGTACAGGTTCAGGATAAATGGTCGCGCACGGACTATACCTTCCCAGCAGAAATAGTTGAAAAGGAGAGGAAGCAGCATGGCTAA
- a CDS encoding DUF1641 domain-containing protein gives MAKAVKTIKRIELTEEEIRKNEIKQIEDALLSHKDAVLEVLQIVQHMQDKGILAILRGLFGQGEQVLDVIVKKMNHPETTNFIKNILLMAGTLGTVDVKQLEPVILKVNSGIARLAEKRNEDENRNEQTGYFDLIRSIKDPDVNRSITMLLTFLKGMGQDTAHNERNTQEPHRQKIHGHPE, from the coding sequence ATGGCTAAAGCAGTTAAAACCATCAAGCGGATCGAACTGACAGAAGAAGAAATTCGAAAGAATGAAATAAAGCAAATTGAAGATGCTCTTTTAAGCCATAAGGATGCAGTTCTAGAAGTTCTCCAAATTGTTCAGCATATGCAGGATAAAGGTATATTAGCCATTTTAAGAGGATTGTTTGGCCAAGGTGAACAAGTATTGGATGTTATTGTAAAAAAAATGAACCATCCAGAAACTACAAATTTTATAAAAAATATCTTATTGATGGCTGGAACTTTAGGAACGGTTGATGTGAAACAGCTGGAGCCCGTCATTCTCAAAGTCAATTCCGGAATAGCGAGACTGGCAGAAAAAAGAAATGAGGATGAAAATAGAAATGAACAAACCGGCTATTTTGATCTTATCCGTTCTATCAAAGATCCCGATGTGAATCGCTCTATCACCATGCTGCTGACATTTCTGAAAGGAATGGGGCAGGATACTGCTCACAATGAACGGAATACACAAGAGCCTCACCGCCAAAAAATACACGGACATCCTGAATAA
- the fdhD gene encoding formate dehydrogenase accessory sulfurtransferase FdhD translates to MRAVQVKREIVRFRNGKAERIEDNIVTEYTVTIKLNGQEFVTMVCSPEYIEEMVVGFLASEGVITNFNDIEKIWFQEKEGFFHIHTKKVNPFYSKLQGKRYITSCCGMSRHGFVFANDALTAKKMNGIKLSLSADDCYRLMEEMQKSAHLFQRTGGVHNAALCDVNGIIISRMDIGRHNALDKIYGHCLKHNISMSDKIIVFSGRISSEILSKVSKIGCPIVLSKSAPTELALSLAEELGITTVGFIRSESMNVYTHIERIIS, encoded by the coding sequence ATGAGAGCAGTACAAGTTAAAAGGGAAATAGTGCGTTTTCGAAATGGAAAAGCCGAAAGAATAGAAGATAACATTGTGACGGAGTATACTGTAACCATTAAATTAAATGGGCAAGAATTTGTTACGATGGTTTGTTCTCCTGAGTATATTGAGGAGATGGTGGTCGGATTCCTTGCTTCTGAAGGGGTAATCACAAACTTTAATGATATTGAAAAAATTTGGTTTCAAGAAAAAGAAGGCTTTTTTCATATTCATACAAAAAAAGTTAATCCTTTTTATTCAAAATTACAGGGAAAACGGTATATTACTTCCTGCTGCGGTATGAGCCGACATGGTTTTGTTTTTGCAAATGATGCATTGACTGCAAAAAAAATGAATGGCATAAAGCTTTCTCTATCTGCAGATGATTGCTATCGCCTAATGGAAGAAATGCAAAAGAGTGCACATTTATTTCAAAGAACAGGCGGCGTTCATAATGCAGCTTTATGCGATGTTAACGGCATAATAATAAGCAGGATGGATATAGGACGACATAATGCATTGGATAAAATATACGGACATTGTCTAAAACATAATATTTCCATGAGTGATAAAATCATTGTGTTCAGCGGCAGAATTTCCTCTGAAATACTCTCTAAAGTTTCAAAAATTGGGTGCCCTATTGTTCTCTCCAAATCAGCTCCTACTGAATTGGCACTAAGCTTAGCGGAAGAACTGGGTATAACCACTGTCGGCTTTATACGGAGTGAGTCTATGAATGTGTACACGCATATCGAGAGAATAATCAGCTAA
- a CDS encoding deoxyribonuclease IV: MFFGCHISIKNGYLGAAEEALNIKANTFQYFTKNPRSLSIKDYDPVDTARCKVFCEKYGMVSIAHTPYPTDLTPANEQKQAVIYSLLNDLEIADACGSKGVVVHFGSRKGFTNPLNAYELMIETLNNILSQWDGNSKILLENHAGVPGTMGTTFEELVQVRNLCSYSEKIGFCLDTCHAFASGLWSGENWEEVLLKGKRLGYFDYVKAIHLNNSKYQSGLGKDRHANIFKEGCIQKDQFNDILQTKELRQVPFILETPTKQGVSHKEEIAELISWWNSTSSTDLP, encoded by the coding sequence ATGTTTTTTGGATGTCATATCAGTATTAAAAATGGTTATTTAGGCGCTGCTGAAGAGGCTTTAAACATTAAAGCAAACACATTTCAATATTTCACCAAAAATCCGCGAAGCCTTTCTATAAAAGATTATGATCCTGTCGATACAGCTAGGTGCAAAGTGTTTTGTGAAAAATACGGGATGGTATCCATCGCCCACACTCCATATCCTACCGATCTGACACCGGCAAATGAACAAAAACAGGCTGTAATATACTCGCTGCTTAATGACTTAGAAATAGCGGATGCCTGTGGTTCCAAGGGCGTGGTTGTGCATTTCGGAAGCAGGAAAGGCTTTACTAATCCATTGAACGCTTATGAGTTAATGATAGAGACGCTTAATAACATACTTAGCCAATGGGATGGAAACTCCAAAATACTTCTTGAAAACCATGCAGGAGTACCTGGAACCATGGGAACCACTTTTGAGGAGCTTGTTCAAGTAAGAAATTTATGCTCATATTCAGAAAAAATTGGGTTTTGTTTGGATACCTGCCACGCATTTGCATCAGGATTATGGAGTGGAGAAAACTGGGAAGAAGTTTTACTAAAAGGAAAACGGCTTGGATATTTTGATTATGTAAAAGCCATTCATCTTAATAATTCTAAATATCAGTCAGGTCTTGGCAAGGACCGGCATGCCAATATCTTTAAAGAAGGATGTATTCAAAAAGATCAATTTAACGATATCCTTCAAACAAAAGAGCTTAGACAAGTACCTTTTATCTTAGAAACTCCGACTAAGCAGGGCGTTTCCCATAAAGAAGAAATCGCCGAGCTTATTAGTTGGTGGAATTCTACATCTTCTACTGATCTTCCGTAG
- the speD gene encoding adenosylmethionine decarboxylase produces MKLTHEERIELHGFNNLTKSLSFNMFDICYTKTKEEREAYIEYIDDRYNAERLTKILTDVSDIIGAHVLNIAKQDYVPQGASVTVLVSEGPVVEVPTESFTESPGPLPDSVVMQLDKSHITVHTYPEYHPYEGISTFRADIDVSTCGEISPLKALNYLIHSFDTDIMTIDYRVRGFTRDIKGRKLFIDHDIHSIQNYIPENIKEAYDMIDVNIYQEHIFHTKCKLKEFDLNNYLFGYSKNILNEDEQEQITERLQMEMDEIFYGKNIRNDKE; encoded by the coding sequence ATGAAACTGACACACGAAGAAAGAATTGAATTGCATGGTTTTAACAATCTGACAAAATCCCTTAGCTTTAATATGTTTGATATTTGTTATACAAAAACAAAAGAGGAAAGGGAAGCCTATATTGAATACATAGATGATCGGTACAACGCTGAGCGTTTGACAAAAATCTTAACGGATGTATCCGATATTATTGGTGCACATGTATTAAATATTGCTAAGCAAGACTATGTGCCTCAAGGTGCCAGTGTCACCGTACTTGTATCTGAGGGGCCAGTTGTAGAAGTTCCTACAGAATCATTTACAGAATCCCCAGGGCCTCTTCCGGATTCTGTGGTCATGCAGCTGGATAAAAGCCATATTACAGTTCATACTTATCCTGAATATCATCCTTATGAAGGAATAAGCACATTCAGGGCGGATATTGACGTTTCTACATGTGGTGAAATTTCACCACTAAAAGCTTTAAATTATCTTATCCATTCCTTTGATACGGATATCATGACGATAGATTACCGAGTACGCGGCTTTACACGGGATATCAAAGGAAGAAAGCTTTTCATCGACCATGATATTCATTCTATTCAAAACTATATCCCTGAAAATATAAAAGAAGCTTATGACATGATTGATGTAAATATTTATCAAGAACATATATTCCATACAAAGTGTAAATTGAAGGAATTTGATTTAAATAATTATCTTTTTGGCTACTCAAAGAACATACTAAACGAGGACGAGCAGGAACAAATTACAGAAAGGCTTCAAATGGAGATGGACGAAATTTTTTATGGGAAGAATATACGAAATGATAAGGAATAA
- a CDS encoding histidine phosphatase family protein: MTKICLIRHGETEWNATGRIQGSTDIPLNEKGMEQAGKCRDALKAGEWDVIITSPLTRAKQTATIINEALGMEIVEMEYFAERYFGDAEGMTLQERMVHYPTREYPNQEDSLSFSKRVVEGMNKINENFKDKRVLLVAHGAVIHRILTELSEGRFQTVSHLNNACFSHVHYRDNKWNIIEYNNIEHLEFTSEK, translated from the coding sequence ATGACAAAGATTTGCTTAATTCGCCATGGCGAAACAGAATGGAATGCAACTGGAAGGATACAGGGGAGTACTGACATTCCTCTTAATGAAAAAGGGATGGAACAAGCGGGAAAATGCCGGGATGCTTTGAAAGCAGGCGAATGGGATGTAATCATTACAAGTCCTTTGACCAGGGCAAAGCAGACAGCAACAATCATAAATGAGGCTTTGGGTATGGAGATTGTAGAGATGGAATACTTTGCGGAACGCTATTTTGGGGATGCAGAGGGAATGACACTCCAAGAAAGAATGGTCCATTATCCGACAAGAGAGTATCCAAATCAGGAAGATAGCCTGTCTTTTTCAAAAAGAGTTGTAGAGGGAATGAATAAAATTAACGAAAACTTTAAGGATAAAAGAGTTTTACTTGTCGCTCATGGTGCAGTAATCCACCGAATTTTAACTGAGCTTTCGGAAGGGCGTTTTCAAACAGTCAGCCATCTAAACAATGCTTGCTTTAGTCATGTTCATTATAGAGATAACAAGTGGAATATTATAGAGTACAACAATATTGAACATTTGGAATTTACATCGGAAAAATAA
- a CDS encoding MFS transporter, which produces MASDSGTQADSIKLQPINRRAVFTFSGTHFLNDLVTTGIVPALIVLYKHALHLNYTQSTLIVLISYLTSSVSQPFFGVITDRRPRVWLFSAGVFLSITGLALTGIAPSFNWLLVFIALSGLGSGAFHPEASRGTHLASGQKKGTAQAIFQVGGNAGQAFGPLMIPLFLVHTGLHGLIWFLVLAFLSIPLTVQLLRWMGDRVKETALKKKEIPGENHILGVVLLCGVIILRSWCQIGVVVFLPFYLKHLSIGASETLNFIFVGAGAIGTFLGGIWSDRLGMKKLLIVSLFLATPFAFLFPHLHGFLSVLDLLFFGFCVLSSFSVGVVYMQLLLPRNVAVASGLAIGFGVGAGGIGSVLMGSISDAFGVSTVFTILSFLPFIAAIFAVFLPSDRVRLAARVKHK; this is translated from the coding sequence ATGGCAAGTGATTCAGGTACACAAGCAGATTCGATTAAACTGCAGCCTATAAACCGCCGGGCTGTTTTTACGTTTAGCGGAACCCATTTTTTGAATGATTTAGTAACAACAGGGATTGTCCCTGCCTTAATTGTTTTGTACAAACATGCTCTTCATCTCAATTATACTCAGTCTACTCTAATTGTTCTTATTTCATATCTTACCTCTTCAGTTTCACAGCCATTTTTTGGTGTCATAACAGACCGCAGGCCACGGGTATGGTTGTTTAGCGCAGGTGTTTTTCTATCCATAACCGGCTTGGCTTTGACAGGTATTGCCCCGTCCTTTAACTGGCTCTTAGTGTTTATTGCTCTTTCGGGACTAGGGTCAGGAGCTTTCCATCCAGAAGCCTCGCGTGGGACACATCTTGCTTCAGGACAAAAAAAAGGAACGGCTCAGGCAATATTCCAGGTTGGAGGAAATGCCGGCCAGGCTTTCGGGCCATTAATGATCCCTCTATTTCTTGTCCATACCGGGCTGCATGGTCTTATATGGTTCCTTGTGCTTGCTTTCCTGTCCATTCCTTTAACCGTACAACTGTTGCGTTGGATGGGGGATAGGGTAAAAGAAACGGCATTAAAGAAAAAGGAAATTCCCGGCGAAAACCACATATTGGGGGTTGTACTGTTATGCGGTGTTATTATTCTGCGCTCCTGGTGCCAAATAGGTGTAGTCGTATTTTTGCCTTTTTATTTAAAGCACTTATCAATCGGGGCCTCGGAGACGCTGAATTTCATTTTCGTTGGGGCAGGTGCAATTGGAACATTTTTAGGAGGGATTTGGTCGGATAGATTGGGTATGAAGAAATTGCTTATCGTTTCATTATTCCTAGCAACTCCGTTCGCCTTTCTTTTCCCGCATCTTCATGGTTTTCTTTCTGTACTTGACTTATTGTTTTTTGGTTTTTGTGTACTTTCCTCGTTTTCTGTCGGGGTTGTGTACATGCAGCTTTTACTGCCGAGAAACGTAGCAGTAGCATCGGGTCTCGCAATTGGCTTTGGTGTTGGTGCTGGGGGAATCGGCTCAGTATTAATGGGAAGTATTTCAGATGCATTTGGTGTTTCAACAGTATTTACCATTCTATCATTTCTTCCTTTCATTGCTGCTATTTTTGCAGTCTTTTTACCTAGTGACAGGGTAAGACTCGCGGCTAGGGTGAAACATAAATAA
- a CDS encoding DEAD/DEAH box helicase yields MTQFTQLGIGKDLSKKLQSQGVLSPTPIQNQAIPPLLEGKDILAQAKTGTGKTLAFLLPILERIDEGSNKLQALILSPTRELAIQITHEINKIKEEQISVLAVYGGQDVDRQIKKLQGAVHIAVATPGRLIDHLKRGTIELTEIKMLVLDEADQMLHIGFLPEVETILHQVPQNRQTMLFSATFNEKVQSLAKKYMDNPVLIKVKEEQITVKNIKQIVYETTDRAKQGDLCKVLEEERPFLAVIFCRTKRRVSKLNDALVSMGLNSDELHGDLSQGKREKVMERFRKAELQYLVATDVAARGLDVEGVTHVFNYDIPEDTDSYVHRIGRTGRAGEAGIAITFAAPKDMNELQAIEKGIQMKLTRKRISGEELSERNTEKAVKKHTAKAKPAVANKKKKTNKFSERSNGRKSRSR; encoded by the coding sequence ATGACACAATTTACACAACTGGGTATCGGAAAAGATTTAAGCAAGAAACTTCAAAGCCAGGGTGTGCTTTCACCCACTCCTATCCAGAATCAAGCTATTCCCCCATTGCTTGAAGGCAAAGATATACTTGCACAGGCTAAGACAGGGACAGGGAAAACTCTTGCTTTCCTGCTTCCTATACTTGAAAGGATAGATGAGGGCTCAAATAAATTACAGGCACTTATATTAAGTCCTACACGAGAATTAGCCATCCAAATCACACATGAAATTAACAAAATAAAAGAAGAACAGATCTCTGTATTGGCTGTATATGGCGGACAGGATGTAGATAGGCAAATAAAAAAGCTGCAGGGAGCGGTCCACATTGCTGTTGCCACACCCGGAAGGCTGATAGACCATTTAAAACGCGGAACGATTGAGCTTACCGAAATAAAAATGCTTGTTCTGGATGAAGCAGACCAAATGCTCCACATCGGCTTCTTGCCTGAAGTAGAAACGATCCTTCATCAAGTTCCCCAAAACCGTCAAACCATGCTATTTTCTGCCACATTTAATGAAAAGGTCCAGTCTTTAGCAAAAAAATATATGGACAATCCCGTTTTAATTAAGGTAAAAGAAGAACAGATCACGGTCAAGAATATCAAACAGATTGTATATGAAACAACTGACAGGGCAAAGCAGGGAGATCTCTGTAAAGTACTTGAAGAAGAAAGACCTTTTCTAGCTGTAATTTTTTGCCGTACAAAAAGGAGGGTTTCAAAGTTAAATGATGCTCTCGTTTCGATGGGCTTGAATTCGGATGAGTTACATGGCGATCTTTCACAGGGCAAACGCGAAAAGGTTATGGAGCGCTTTAGAAAGGCTGAGTTACAGTATCTTGTGGCTACGGATGTAGCTGCCAGAGGCCTGGATGTTGAAGGTGTTACACATGTCTTTAATTATGATATTCCAGAGGATACTGACAGTTACGTCCACCGCATTGGAAGAACCGGCCGTGCAGGTGAAGCTGGTATTGCCATTACCTTTGCTGCACCTAAGGACATGAATGAATTACAGGCAATAGAAAAAGGAATTCAAATGAAATTGACAAGAAAAAGGATATCAGGAGAAGAATTGTCTGAGCGGAATACAGAAAAGGCTGTTAAAAAACACACTGCAAAGGCAAAGCCCGCTGTGGCAAATAAAAAGAAAAAAACAAATAAATTCTCTGAGCGATCAAACGGAAGAAAAAGCAGAAGCAGATAA